A window of Acidobacteriota bacterium contains these coding sequences:
- a CDS encoding DMT family transporter — protein sequence MASLLALGSAALYGAADFLGGFASRRTNTLAIVVTSQCTGLALLALLLPLLPEAAPSTRDLAWGGVAGLTGGVGITLLFRALAVGRMAVVAPTTAVCSVMIPVATSVLLGERLGGPALLGIALAIVAIVLVSRQGTATSPSVRAGALPPGVGLALPAGVAIGLFFLALAETDAQAGMWPLVAARAVSVTLLSVLARLGGRPLRMATPTARIAIASGALDMSANALYLLATRYGPLSVAVTLSSLYPASTVILARVVLGEHLNGWQVAGVACALLAVALIVGGSGL from the coding sequence ATGGCTTCTCTGCTCGCACTCGGTTCAGCAGCGTTGTACGGCGCGGCCGATTTCCTTGGCGGTTTCGCATCGCGGCGAACGAACACTCTCGCCATAGTCGTGACGTCGCAGTGCACCGGCCTGGCGCTCCTGGCCCTTCTGCTGCCGCTGTTGCCCGAGGCCGCGCCTTCGACGCGTGACCTGGCCTGGGGCGGCGTGGCCGGATTGACCGGCGGTGTCGGCATCACACTGCTCTTTCGTGCGCTGGCGGTGGGGAGAATGGCGGTCGTGGCTCCAACGACGGCCGTGTGCTCCGTAATGATCCCCGTAGCCACCAGTGTATTGCTCGGTGAACGCCTCGGGGGGCCGGCGCTACTCGGCATCGCGCTGGCAATTGTGGCCATCGTGCTGGTCAGCCGGCAGGGAACGGCCACCTCCCCGTCGGTGCGGGCCGGTGCGCTTCCCCCAGGCGTTGGACTTGCACTTCCGGCGGGTGTGGCTATCGGCCTGTTCTTTCTTGCCCTGGCCGAAACGGACGCCCAAGCCGGCATGTGGCCGCTCGTTGCGGCACGTGCCGTCTCGGTGACGCTTCTGAGCGTCCTGGCGCGCCTGGGCGGACGACCGCTGCGCATGGCTACGCCCACCGCCAGAATCGCCATCGCCTCCGGGGCCCTCGATATGAGCGCCAACGCGCTGTACCTGCTCGCCACCCGTTACGGGCCGCTCAGCGTCGCGGTAACCCTGTCGTCGCTGTACCCCGCGAGTACCGTCATCCTGGCGCGCGTGGTGCTTGGCGAGCACCTAAACGGCTGGCAGGTGGCCGGGGTAGCGTGCGCGCTCCTCGCGGTCGCGCTTATCGTCGGCGGTTCGGGGCTGTAG